The following DNA comes from Rosa rugosa chromosome 5, drRosRugo1.1, whole genome shotgun sequence.
GAGAGTTAAAAAGACTAAGGAGTCCTTAGTAAGGACGTTCAAAGCTAATGTTGCATCCTTTGAAAGCATTTCTCTTCTCAATGTGTCCTAGGGTCCATCAAACTCTAGCTTCCCTAGGGGCTTTGTAGTTTAGTTTCTTGTCTTTTTGTATCAAATGTGCTTTCGATAGATGATACGCTCAAGTCCTCGTGCTGTTCTTGAAACCACATATAGGCTTGTTCTATCAAAATCCACACACAACTTGGCCACATTAGAACACACTTGCTCTGATCTGTTACGTACATGTGCCCAATCCTCCAACTTACCCAATGGCAGAGCAATTCATGCAAAACTCTTCAAAGGGTCTCTGCCCTTTTCGCCGTTCCTTCAAAATCATCTACTCAACATGTATGTCAAATGTGGCCATCTCAACAATGCCCTCCAACTGTTCGACGAAATGCCTGAGAGAAATGTTGTGTCTTGGTCTGTGCTCATTAAAGGGTTTGTGCAACACGGCTGCCCCAATGAAGCCCTGTCTTTGTTTGGTCGTATGCACAGGGATGGCACCACCATGCCCAATGAGTTCACATTGGTCAGCTCCCTCCAGGCATGCTCCTTGTGTGGGAATCTGACTCAAGCTTACCAGGTTTACGCATTCATTGTTCGTCTCGGGTTCGAGTGGAATGTGTTCCTCACTAATGCGTTGTTGACTGTTTTAGTAAGACATGGTGAACTAACAGAGGCTCTGCAAGTGTTTGAGAACTGCCCCAATAAAGATATAGTGTCTTGGAATGCTATCATGGCTGGCTACTTGGAGTATGATTGTTCAGAAGTAGCTGCATTCTGGTGGAGAATGAATCGCGAGGGAGTGTTGCCCGATAGCTACACATTTTCGAGTGTGCTCACTGGGTTGGCTGCTGTCACTGATCTTAAAATGGGTGTGCAGGTTCATGCACAGCTTGTGAGGTATGGCCATGGGGCGGAGATTTGCGTGGGGAATTCCCTGGCTGATATGTATATTAAAAATCATCAGTTGCTGGATGGTTTCAAAGCTTTTCATGAGATGCCTTTCAAAGATGTGTGTTCATGGACTGAAATGGCTGCTGGCTGCCTGCAATGTGGGGAACCAAGCAAAGCACTCGAGGTTATTGCTCAAATGAAGAAAGTTGGGATACAGCCAAACAAGTTCACACTTGCAACTGCCCTGAATGCGTGTGCCAATCTGGCTTCGTTGGAGGAAGGGAAGAAATTCCATGGTTTGAGAATTAAACTTGAAACTTGTACTGATGTGGACGTCTGCGTAGATAATGCTCTGCTGGACATGTATGCAAAATGTGGATGCATGGATGGTGCACGGAGTGTTTTTGAGTCGATGAAGTATAGTTCTGTAGTCTCATGGACCACAATGATAATGGGGTGCGCACAAAATGGGAAGGCTAGAAAAGCTCTTGAGATTTTTGATAAGATGAGGCTGCAGGAAGGCATTGAGCCAAATTACATCACCTTTATTTGTGTGCTTTATGCATGTAGCCAAGGAGGGTTTATTGATGAGGGATGGAAGTACTTTGCCTCCATGACTCAAAACTATGGCATCACGCCAGGAGAAGACCATTATGCATGCATGGTTGATCTTCTAGGCCGAGCTGGACGTATAAAGGAAGCTGAGGAATTGATCAAGAACATGCCTTTAAGACCAGGTGTTTTGGTTTGGCAGACTTTGCTTGGTGCTTGTCAGCTACTTGGGGATACAGAAACAGGAAAGCGTGCAGCAGAGCATGCATTAGAGATAAACAGAACAGAGCCGTCAACATATATATTGCTATCAAACATGTTTGCTGGTTTGAGCAATTGGGACAGCGTCGGGGTGCTGAGGAAACTAATGGACTCTAGGGATGTAAAGAAATTGCCTGGATCCAGTTGGATTGAACATTGAAGTAGAAGAAAGATTGCCTTTAGCTAACACTTGAATAAGAGTAGCTTTCGAGGATGGAATTTCAGTCAGTTTTGGTCAAGAAAGTATCATGATCCAGTTTTCTAGTATTAATAATAGAAGCTGTACAATCAGAGAATAGTTTGTTGATCTTTTCAAAAGGTGATTGATTGCTGATGCGCAGATAAACTTTTTGATTAAAATAGTCTTAGAGAGCTCTTCTATTCAAGCACACAGATGACCCTTTTCAAAGCTTGCCCACTTCTTCTAGACTCAAGAGAGGATATTTCTGCTGCCTTGAGCAATTGGATTGGCACAGTCTCTTGTGATTGGTTTAGGGACAAGTTGAAGCAGAGGGATGGATGAGGATGGACGAGGCTACCAAGAAGCCTATCGAGGTGATGGCTTTGGAGGCTGCTGGGCAAGGTTTTGATTTGAGCAGTGATTTCAGGTTGGAAGTTTTCCAAAGGATATGATGGGACTAATGGAAAGTTGGTGGTTCTAAACAAGGCTAGTAAGAGGGACATTTTCATTGCTATGGTAGTGGTGAGAGTTCCTGAGGAAATTCATTGCAAAAAGGGGATTAAATCCGCTTCGAATCTGATGTTCTCGAATTCATCAGGTAGCTCTTcagtctttctttctttgtgtaGCATTGTTTTGTCAGGAGAGTTTCATCCATTGTACAATGCAAATTCCATGGCTATTGTGCTACTGCTTCCCTTATGTTTGCTGTCTGCAGTGAGTACTAGAACTATGGTGCCCAAAAAACTTTTACATTGACTTCTGTAATTTATCAAGTGCATCAAGTTGAATGCTATTACTTTGTGAAATCCAATCTGAGCTTGTTCGCTTTCTTGTTTACTGGAGTTATGAATGACCATTAGGAACTAGGGATCATAACATAGTCAAACGAGCTTGATGTATGGTCTAAGGTGTTAACCCAAAGGCTAGACTAAGTGCCCAGCAAGCCAGCTAAACTTCATCACTATTAAGATTTAGGATGGTGGACATAACCTTGATTAAATGAACTAAAGTAAGTCCTTTTATACTCGACTAGAAATCAATATTACTACTTAATGATCAACAAAAGACTCCTATTTGCAGTGACGAAATTACAGTCTAAGCCGTGAGTCTCCAACCAACTCTGCTGGATACCATCACTTTCTACGGCATTACAcaagaaatttcagaaacaCCTCTAGTTTTACTGTAAGATATAGTGAAGTATCTGAAGTTGGATAGCTAGAGTCATGAACTTCAGGGTTGAAAATCTTAGGATAATGATCTGATATTTTGTGAAAGCTTGGAGTGTATCCCACATTAAGAAAATGAAGCCTTGCATAAGAGTTGACAAGTTTCTTGGGTTTCTTCACTCATTTACAATGGGTTTAGGTTAGATGCCTCTTTTTTACATTGCATCGGAGCAGGTAATTCACGTGCTAGGCTGTGTGGCAACATGTTCTCCAAATCACCCACATTAAAGTTGTAGACTTGTTTGGCTGTTGTCACCCACACACGAGAGATTGGTGTGAGAGTATGGAATGTTTCCAGCGTTGCATAGGGTGCTTATAAAGTCTTGTGTCTCTCTTCCCAGTTGATCTTGGTGTGGATGCCTAGAATTTtgcagttttttattttatttttcattggatGCAAAATGTTCTATAAAGGCTACTGAACAACCACTAGGTGTCTAGCATCTgcaaaatatattttagtttcatTCGTCCAAGCTCACTGATGGTTGACAATACTTTCTAAAAGACTCGGAGCATATTATTATCCGACATAACATGCTATGAGGACATTTAATTCTTGAAAGTCatcttaaattctttgcatttgGTTGCATCTCACATGATTACTGACATCTGTCATTGTTGTTTTAACATTCATCCAGTTTTGGCAAAGACATGATCAGGTATCTTGATATGTGGATCACTAACTTGCTAATGTAGGACATAACATGAATAAGAATGGAGTTGTGataaagaaaatggaaaactgGGTCTACTATGTTTCTAAGAACCTTTTACAAATTAGATTACCAGGAACAGTATCAAGTATAATGAGCCACAGAAAAGAGTTACTTTAACTTCCATAATAAGCAAAATTAGATTCATGCCAGATTTAGAGCATAGTCTGTTTCTGATTATATAATTAAATAGTTGTTGGCTACAGGAGGCAATCCTTACCAATTTGTGAATGCTTGCATTAAAAGATGAATCCTGACTAAGTATGAGAAGTATGATCAGCAACATGTAGAATTGATTAGATGTCCTTTTTGGAGCATCATATAACGCTTCCAGGATGGGCATCGACTGTCCATTTCATCATATAAATAGAGGTCAGTATCAAGTGTTGATTTCATTTTAGTACCTAAAGAATGTACCAAGATATTGTTAAATCACCAACTCAAGGCTATGACCTATTTCCAAAGACATTaaatgcatgaaaaacagtATGTATCTTAACACAACTTTTGCCACAAAATACTGGTccgtttctttttttcttttctttttttccaatGACAGTGATCAGCTGCAGTTACATACCAGTGTATCCAAATAAGTTCGCACCAAGACATACTATAGAAAGTCAGCATTTCCTTGCAATAAAGAGTAAAGCAAAAGTGCAGCAGCCTCATCAGTCAGGTACCTGCAGAGGCAGAAAATGAGAAATTCAGAAGTTACGGATATAAATAGATTGCtgagaaaaaaatataattaaaagttACATAGTTCGTCAAGATTGTCAGGCGATGATGCAAATGATTCAGCAATTTGGGTCCGACATACAGAAGCATGCTCCAAAACCTACAGCGATCACAAAGCGCACATCCTCAATAAAACAAATACTACTCGTGATGGCTATTAACTTTGAAACTCAGAAAAATAGAAGTACCTTAGCATCATGATATTGCAGAAGATTTGTCAATAATGGGACATCTTCCATCACAAAGTCAGCTCCATCTGAAGGAAGTTTTGATCTCTTAACATGTGTCCGCATCAGGAAACTCCAGTTTGAAGGTCTTGCCGAACTCCTCCCTGTGATTCATCATAACCACAAAATCAAACACTTCATAAGAATACAATAAAAGCAACGAAGCATTGATACTATAGATATTAGATTCTGATATGAAGCTCAAGCATAATTACACAACAGCACAGCCTCATTAGCATGTCACCATACAGAACAGTTCCAATTCAAGAATGTTGCAACCGCTACATAAAGCAGAGAGCAATACAATTCAAAGGGTAGTGGACATGCAAGGGAGATGCACTGCTCCTCCACGCCAACCAAAAGCTAATCAACCTTTTGGTTAACTGAGGAGGTAAGAAGAAATATCCAATAAATTTGTAAACTTATCCGAATCAAAATATTTAATAGTTAGCTACATAAGTATAAAATGCAGTAATGAATTAAACTCAGTAATCAAGGTTATTAGACAAAACATATCAGAATGAAACAAAAAAGGCTAACTATTGGTACCCAAAAAAAGGGAAGTGATACACAGAAACAACCCAAAATCAGACTTCATGATCAGGATTCAAACTTGattgaactactcactacccaCAAAGGCAAAGCAGCAATCTTTTGTGAGACTATAAGCCAA
Coding sequences within:
- the LOC133709861 gene encoding putative pentatricopeptide repeat-containing protein At3g15130, whose product is MIRSSPRAVLETTYRLVLSKSTHNLATLEHTCSDLLRTCAQSSNLPNGRAIHAKLFKGSLPFSPFLQNHLLNMYVKCGHLNNALQLFDEMPERNVVSWSVLIKGFVQHGCPNEALSLFGRMHRDGTTMPNEFTLVSSLQACSLCGNLTQAYQVYAFIVRLGFEWNVFLTNALLTVLVRHGELTEALQVFENCPNKDIVSWNAIMAGYLEYDCSEVAAFWWRMNREGVLPDSYTFSSVLTGLAAVTDLKMGVQVHAQLVRYGHGAEICVGNSLADMYIKNHQLLDGFKAFHEMPFKDVCSWTEMAAGCLQCGEPSKALEVIAQMKKVGIQPNKFTLATALNACANLASLEEGKKFHGLRIKLETCTDVDVCVDNALLDMYAKCGCMDGARSVFESMKYSSVVSWTTMIMGCAQNGKARKALEIFDKMRLQEGIEPNYITFICVLYACSQGGFIDEGWKYFASMTQNYGITPGEDHYACMVDLLGRAGRIKEAEELIKNMPLRPGVLVWQTLLGACQLLGDTETGKRAAEHALEINRTEPSTYILLSNMFAGLSNWDSVGVLRKLMDSRDVKKLPGSSWIEH